In one Arthrobacter jinronghuae genomic region, the following are encoded:
- the mftR gene encoding mycofactocin system transcriptional regulator (MftR, the mycofactocin system transcriptional regulator, is an uncharacterized TetR family DNA-binding transcription factor. Its role is inferred by context. It occurs as part of the biosynthesis locus for mycofactocin, a partially characterized electron carrier derived from the terminal Val-Tyr dipeptide of the precursor peptide MftA, through a radical SAM enzyme-mediated process.), whose translation MATAAALGKSERAGRKPVTSKAELSHTALVLFDRKGFDQVTVDEIAAAAGIGRRTFFRYFPSKNDLPWGDFEELLARMDGYLDSLPETVPLASALCNAVIEFNRLPPEEVPYHRQRMELLLGVPTLLAHSTLRYAAWRQVVARFAGKRLDLPESSLKPQAIAWALLGLCLAAYEQWLETTDTELTGILQESLKLFPDVLEGQTEE comes from the coding sequence GTGGCAACTGCAGCGGCGTTGGGGAAATCGGAACGAGCCGGCAGGAAACCGGTCACTTCCAAGGCAGAGCTCAGCCATACGGCGCTGGTCCTCTTTGACCGGAAGGGTTTTGACCAGGTCACCGTGGATGAGATCGCTGCCGCAGCGGGGATAGGCAGGCGGACCTTTTTCCGGTACTTTCCGTCGAAGAACGATTTGCCGTGGGGAGACTTCGAGGAGCTCCTGGCCCGGATGGACGGGTACCTGGATTCGCTGCCGGAAACCGTGCCGCTGGCCAGCGCACTCTGCAATGCGGTCATTGAGTTCAACCGGCTGCCGCCCGAGGAGGTTCCGTATCACCGGCAGCGGATGGAACTCCTGCTGGGCGTTCCTACGCTGCTGGCACACTCCACATTGAGGTACGCTGCCTGGCGGCAGGTGGTGGCCAGGTTTGCCGGCAAGCGGCTGGATCTGCCGGAGAGCAGCCTCAAGCCCCAGGCGATCGCCTGGGCGCTCCTGGGCTTGTGCCTGGCGGCGTACGAGCAGTGGCTGGAAACAACGGACACGGAACTTACCGGGATCCTGCAGGAGTCTTTGAAGCTGTTTCCGGATGTTCTGGAGGGGCAGACCGAAGAATAA
- the mftG gene encoding mycofactocin dehydrogenase MftG: MPEHYDVVVVGGGGSGVPLAARVAEDPDRRVALIEAGPAPGDRAGYPSELLDAGTVQGAMPGHPNNWSFLAELTPGRPYSIARGRILGGSTALNGGYFVRAPKEDFDQWARVGGPAWSFAEATRLYSALEADQDFGAVPGHGSAGPVPVQRPPQSHSITRAFHQAARELGFPEEPDKNADGEPGVGPVPMNVAGGLRWNTALTYLVSRGVPANLTILGQTRVRRVLFEGARAVGVEVHSDGKVSVIQGNEIVLCAGAIQSAHLLLLSGIGPAAALRAQGIPVTADRPGVGAGFTDHPEVAVRWTPRRGVVDTTVPRIMESSLNFNAGGQQASGAGDLEILPMLKPMSYLLSAGTSRVGRAGHREDLEFLVALQEEHARGRLTILSANPDVQPRLEYNYLAVESDRQRMRYAVRTAVALLSTRAFRPLVARITEPLPAVLAHDHLLDEWMQSNLGTALHMSGTARMGPRHDPDSVVDSFGRVHGIHGLRVADTSILPTAPRRGPAATAVLIGELVAGHLRTGASGRPDRAPGQPTTR, translated from the coding sequence ATGCCGGAGCACTACGACGTGGTTGTGGTGGGTGGCGGAGGTAGCGGAGTACCCCTCGCTGCCCGTGTGGCTGAGGATCCGGACCGCCGGGTGGCGCTGATTGAGGCAGGTCCGGCTCCGGGCGACCGGGCCGGGTACCCTTCAGAGCTTCTGGACGCGGGCACTGTGCAAGGCGCAATGCCCGGGCATCCCAACAACTGGTCCTTCCTGGCTGAACTCACTCCAGGCAGGCCGTATTCAATTGCCCGGGGCAGGATCCTCGGAGGATCGACGGCACTTAACGGGGGCTATTTTGTCCGTGCACCCAAGGAGGATTTTGACCAGTGGGCCCGAGTGGGAGGGCCGGCGTGGTCCTTTGCCGAGGCGACGAGGCTGTATTCGGCACTCGAAGCGGACCAGGACTTCGGGGCCGTGCCGGGGCACGGATCGGCGGGCCCGGTGCCGGTGCAGCGGCCGCCGCAGTCCCACAGCATCACCCGTGCCTTCCATCAGGCCGCCCGGGAACTAGGGTTCCCCGAGGAACCGGATAAGAACGCCGACGGTGAGCCCGGCGTCGGGCCGGTACCCATGAACGTGGCAGGAGGCCTCCGATGGAATACGGCGCTCACCTATCTGGTGTCCAGGGGTGTCCCCGCGAACCTGACCATTCTGGGGCAGACCAGAGTCCGCCGGGTCCTCTTCGAGGGCGCCCGTGCAGTGGGCGTCGAGGTGCATTCAGACGGGAAAGTATCGGTAATCCAGGGCAACGAGATAGTGCTCTGCGCCGGTGCCATCCAGTCGGCGCACCTGCTGCTGCTCTCAGGCATCGGGCCGGCAGCGGCCCTGCGGGCGCAAGGCATCCCTGTCACAGCCGACAGACCCGGCGTGGGAGCCGGTTTCACCGACCATCCGGAAGTCGCGGTCCGGTGGACCCCTCGGCGGGGCGTGGTGGACACCACGGTTCCACGCATCATGGAAAGCTCCCTGAATTTCAATGCCGGCGGGCAGCAGGCGAGCGGTGCGGGTGACCTGGAAATTCTGCCCATGTTGAAGCCGATGAGTTATCTGCTGTCAGCCGGCACCTCGCGGGTGGGCCGGGCGGGTCACCGCGAGGACCTGGAGTTCCTGGTTGCCCTCCAGGAGGAACATGCCAGAGGCCGGCTCACAATTTTGTCCGCCAATCCGGACGTCCAGCCGCGGCTCGAGTACAACTACCTGGCCGTGGAATCCGACCGGCAGCGGATGCGTTACGCGGTACGGACAGCCGTAGCCCTCCTTTCGACCCGCGCGTTCCGGCCACTGGTCGCCCGGATCACGGAACCATTGCCGGCCGTCTTGGCTCATGACCACCTCCTTGATGAGTGGATGCAGTCAAACCTGGGTACGGCCCTGCACATGAGCGGAACGGCCAGAATGGGACCGCGGCACGATCCGGATTCCGTTGTTGACTCTTTCGGCCGCGTCCACGGTATCCACGGACTCCGGGTGGCGGATACCTCGATCCTGCCTACGGCACCGCGGCGCGGACCGGCTGCCACAGCTGTCCTGATCGGCGAACTGGTAGCCGGCCATCTGCGCACCGGCGCATCCGGCCGCCCGGACCGCGCACCGGGCCAACCCACCACCCGGTAA
- a CDS encoding acyl-CoA dehydrogenase family protein: MTVTQTARPAFDPTAVGDVDADLYLLDELLDDEARDVRDRVRAFVDNDLLPVINDYWERAEVPYELVPKLAALNIAGGTIKGHGCPGMSRLAASTAAAELARGDGSINTFFGVHSGLAMGSIDMLGSEEQKQRWLPAMARFEKIGAFALTEPTHGSDSVSLETTARREGDSYILNGNKRWIGNASFADIVIIYARDEADGAVKAFVMEKDADGNHPAGYQATVITGKIGKRAVLQPDIVIEDLRIPAENRLVNCNSFKDVNKVLAATRGGVAWEALGHAVAAYEIAVAYAKDRVQFGQPLAGFQLVQNKLANMLAQVTAIKLTCFRLNELGDQGKMTGPMASMAKMFAARQGRWVCSEARDIMGGNGLLLENHVARHLTDMEVVFTYEGTDSMQSLILGRHITGLSAFA, encoded by the coding sequence ATGACCGTCACGCAGACCGCGCGCCCAGCCTTCGACCCCACCGCAGTGGGCGACGTCGACGCTGACCTTTACCTTCTCGACGAACTGCTGGACGACGAGGCCCGCGACGTGCGGGACCGGGTCCGGGCGTTCGTTGACAACGATCTGCTGCCGGTCATCAACGACTACTGGGAGCGGGCAGAGGTCCCGTACGAGCTGGTGCCCAAGCTGGCCGCATTGAACATCGCCGGCGGCACCATCAAGGGGCACGGCTGCCCGGGGATGAGCCGGCTGGCCGCCTCTACCGCCGCGGCCGAGCTTGCCCGCGGCGACGGCTCCATCAACACGTTCTTCGGCGTGCACTCCGGCCTGGCGATGGGCAGCATCGACATGCTTGGCAGCGAGGAGCAGAAGCAGCGCTGGCTGCCCGCCATGGCCAGGTTCGAGAAGATCGGCGCGTTTGCCCTGACCGAGCCCACCCACGGGTCCGATTCGGTGTCGCTGGAAACCACCGCCCGCCGGGAGGGCGATTCCTACATTCTGAACGGCAACAAGCGGTGGATCGGCAACGCCAGCTTTGCCGACATCGTGATCATTTATGCCCGCGACGAAGCTGACGGTGCAGTCAAGGCGTTCGTGATGGAAAAGGATGCCGACGGCAACCACCCCGCCGGCTACCAGGCGACCGTAATCACCGGCAAGATCGGCAAGCGGGCCGTGCTGCAGCCGGACATCGTCATTGAGGACCTCCGCATTCCCGCGGAAAACCGCCTGGTAAACTGCAACTCGTTCAAGGACGTCAACAAGGTGCTGGCGGCCACCCGCGGGGGAGTCGCGTGGGAAGCGCTGGGGCATGCCGTGGCCGCCTACGAGATTGCCGTGGCGTATGCCAAGGACCGGGTGCAGTTTGGTCAGCCCCTTGCCGGGTTCCAGCTGGTGCAGAACAAGCTTGCGAACATGCTTGCCCAGGTCACCGCGATCAAGCTGACCTGTTTCCGTCTCAACGAGCTTGGCGACCAGGGAAAGATGACCGGCCCCATGGCGTCGATGGCCAAGATGTTCGCCGCCCGGCAGGGCCGCTGGGTCTGCTCGGAGGCCCGCGACATCATGGGCGGCAACGGCCTGCTCCTGGAAAACCACGTGGCCCGGCACCTGACCGACATGGAGGTGGTGTTCACCTATGAGGGCACCGATTCCATGCAGTCACTGATCCTGGGCCGGCACATCACCGGGCTGTCCGCGTTCGCTTAA
- a CDS encoding SMP-30/gluconolactonase/LRE family protein, with protein MAEPTTLVSGIGMGESARWHADELWFADWTAGTISALSPDGDVRRVTAVPSFPISFDWLPDGRMAVVSGTDRTVFLEIPNAGLVPHADLSGLSDHPWNEIAVHPSGNIYVNGLGYDYSADPQSSGIVALIRPDGSVVQVADGLAFPNGMLVSDDGASLVVAESHAGRLTSFAIADDGALTPAGEWAAVSGSAPDGICWDGTGGIWFAEVPGERCVRVREGGSVVETVQLDQGCFSCAIGGNDGGLLFMLTAQWPEVMDPATPGTGQVLGLRVR; from the coding sequence ATGGCTGAACCGACAACGCTGGTCTCCGGGATCGGCATGGGTGAATCCGCCCGCTGGCACGCCGACGAACTTTGGTTCGCGGACTGGACGGCGGGGACCATCTCCGCACTGAGCCCGGACGGGGACGTGCGGCGGGTGACGGCGGTGCCGTCCTTCCCCATCAGCTTTGACTGGCTGCCGGACGGGCGGATGGCCGTGGTCTCCGGGACGGACCGAACCGTCTTCCTGGAAATCCCCAATGCGGGGCTGGTCCCGCACGCGGATTTGAGCGGCCTGTCGGACCACCCCTGGAACGAGATTGCCGTGCACCCTTCCGGCAACATCTATGTGAACGGCTTGGGCTACGACTATTCGGCCGACCCGCAGAGCAGCGGGATCGTCGCGCTCATCCGGCCGGACGGCTCAGTGGTGCAGGTGGCTGACGGCCTGGCATTCCCCAACGGCATGCTGGTCTCCGACGACGGCGCCAGCCTCGTGGTCGCCGAGTCCCACGCCGGCCGCCTGACGTCCTTCGCTATTGCCGACGACGGCGCCCTCACGCCTGCCGGGGAATGGGCAGCGGTCTCGGGCAGCGCACCCGACGGCATCTGCTGGGACGGCACCGGGGGCATCTGGTTTGCCGAGGTGCCCGGCGAACGCTGCGTCCGGGTCCGGGAGGGCGGGAGCGTGGTGGAAACGGTGCAGCTGGACCAGGGCTGCTTCTCCTGCGCCATCGGAGGCAACGACGGCGGCCTGCTGTTTATGCTGACCGCCCAGTGGCCGGAGGTGATGGATCCGGCCACCCCCGGCACCGGGCAGGTCCTGGGCCTGCGGGTCCGCTGA